Genomic window (Mycoplasma sp. NEAQ87857):
TGCTAAATTCTTATATCATTATTTATCCAAATATTTTAGTGAAAAAACATTTGATACATCTACAATACAACAATTAACTAGAATAGATATTCAAGATATCAAAATATATGTACCTTCATTATCTATTCAAAATGAAATAGTTAATTTTCTAGATAATTTTGAATATGTATGTAACGATTTAAATATCGGTCTACCTAAAGAAGTAGAACTAAGAAACAAACAATACCAATACTACCGTGACCAAATCTTTAATTACCTAAATACTGGTGTTGTTGATAGAGCAGAGAGAGAGAGAGAGTGGTAGCCTTCTCAAAATACTTCAATATATCTTCAATTCAATTACAATACCTTTATCATATGTAATGAATTATCAACAACCCGCTAAGTATTTAGTTGGTAAAGATCCAAAATATAATAATAAATATAAAACACCTGTTTTGACAGCTGGTAAAAGTTTTGTTTTAGGATACACCAATCAAACAGAAGGTATATATAATGCAAACATAAATAATCCCGTAATTATTTTTGATGATTTTACTTGCGACAATAAATGAGTTGATTTTGATTTTAAAATTAAGTCTTCTGCTATTAAAATATTAAAACCATTTGATGAAAATATTATTAATTTAAAATTCGTTTACTATTGAATGCAAGTTAATATAAATCAAACCAGCAATCATAAAAGACATTGAATACAAGACACTTCTAGCAAGTTAATCACTTTAACTTCTTTATCTATACAAAATAAAATTGTTGATTTTTTGGATAACTTTGAACAAACTATTATTGATCTCAATATAAAATTACTTAAAGAAGTAGAATTAATAAACAAATAATACCAATACCACCGTAATCAAATATTTAACTACTTAAATACTAGTGAGTTTGACAGAACAGAAAGAGAGATTAAATCCAATTAAATCACTATTATTTATCTTTATCAAGTGAAAGTTACTTTATTTTATATATCGCTAATAAGCAGAATGGCCTGGCAAAACCTATTTCTTAAAACAAAATAGTAAATATATTAGATAATCTCCATCAAATATCAAATGATTTTTCTCAAGGTATACCTTTAGAAATTTCACTTAGACAAAAGCAATACACTTATTATCGTAATTACCCATTTGAACTTCTAAGCAAAAAATAATAAAAAATCATATAAGTATGACTTATATGATTTTATTTTTGTTTTCTTTTCATAGTAGGGAATAATAAAACATCTCTAATTGAATCTTTTTCTGTTAATAACATTGTTAATCTATCAATTCCAATACCACAACCACCTGCAGGAGGCATTCCGTATTCTAAAGCATCAACAAAGTCTCAATCTATGTCACTTGCTTCATCATTTCCGTTGTTTTTCTCTTCTAATTGTGCTTCAAAACGTTCTAATTGATCAATTGGATCTGAAAGCTCTGTATACATATTTGCATATTCTTTAGTATTAATAAATAACTCTGCTCTTTCAGTGAATCTTGGATCATCTGTTTTAGCAGTTAAAGGAGAAATTTCAATTGGATGACCATATACAAATGTAGGTTGAATTAATGTTTTTTCAATTAATTCTTCAAATAATTCATTAATAATATGACCTAATTGGAAGAATTTTTGAATCTTAATACCGTGTTTTTTAGCTACTTCTGTAGCTTCTTCAAATGAAATAGTTCTAAAATCTACTCCTGTTGCTTCTGAAACTGCATCAACCATATCAATACGATTAAATGGTTTAGTTAAATCAATTTCTACACCTTTATTAATAACTTTAGTTTTATTTAATTTAACAGCAATTCTTTTGATTAATTCTTCAGTACGATTCATCATACCTTCAATATCAGTATATGCTTCATAAAATTCAATAGAAGTAAATTCAGGATTATGAGTTGTATCAATACCTTCATTTCTAAAAATACGACCAATTTCATAAACTCTATCAATTCCACCAACAAGTAATTTTTTAAGTGGAATTTCTGTAGCAATTCTTAAAACAAATTCTTGATCTAATGCATTATGATGAGTTTTAAATGGTCTTGCTGAAGCTCCTGATAAATAATCGTGTAAAAATGGTGTTTCAACTTCCATGTATTCTAACTCATCAAAATATCTTCTAATTTCACTAATAATTTTAGTTCTTGCTCAAAAGACATTTTTTGATTCTTCATTCATAATTAAATCAACATATCTTCTACGGTATCTTTCTTCAATATCACTTAATCCGTGGAATTTATCAGGAAGTGGTTTTAAAGCTTTTGAAAGTAATTTAATATTTTTAGCTTTAACTGTAACTGCACCTGTATTGGTTTTCATTACCAAACCTTGCACATAAATAATGTCTCCAAGGTCAAAAGTATCAACTAATTTAGTTAAATTTTCATCCATTTTTTTATTAAAATATGCTTGAATTTTTCCATGATAATCTTGAATTAAAATAAAAGGTCCACGCATTGTCATAATTCTTCCAGCAATAGCTGTAGAAAATGCTTTTTCTTCTAATTCTTCTTTAGAATATCCTTCATATTTAGCAGCTAATTGATCTGAATATTCAATATCTTTTAAGTTTTTTGCTTTAGCAAAAGCTTCAATATTATTATCTTTGTAAAAATCTAATTTATTACGTCTAATTAATTCTTGTTCTGTATGTTTTTCCATATTTAACTCCTTATTTTTTACTTAAAGTTAATGTAAATAAAGTATACATTATTTATAAATTTTATGTTATTTACTTATAGCATCAATAATGATTGGTGCATGATCACTTATATTTCTTATTAAATTAAAATCACTGGTTGATTTTTTATATAAATCCTTATATTTTTTAGCTGTAATTTCTTTATTAAATAAATGGTTTTTAAAACCTTTAACAATATCGATTTTAAATCAGAAATTAGGTTCTTCATTATAGTCTCTAAAATCAATATCACCTTCTTTAAATACTCATTTATCATAGCTATTTGAATAACCTGAATGATTTTTCTTTTTTGCAAAAGCGTTTGCAGTAGTTAATGATGTTAAGAATTTAGTATTATTTGCAATGTTTGAAGGGTAAAAACTTTGAGTATTTGATTTTAAATTAACATAATCAAAAATTGATGCTGATTCTTCTTTGATATTAGTATCTCCACCAAAGATGATATTATTTGAGTTTGAAATTGATTTAAAGAATTCAAAAGCTTGAATTAATCCTATTGCTTCTGATATCTCTTTACTTCCTTGATTTTTTATCTCATAAGTTCCATCTAAAATACCTTTAACAGGTGTTTCATTACTATTTGCCTTTACTCCTGGAGAATCAAAATGACCAAAGAAAGTAGTAATTAACTTATTGTTATTTTTAATTCTAAATTGCATACCAAATAAAGGTCTAACAAAACTATCATCTGCATCTAAAACACTTACAACATCATCATTTGATTCAACTTTTTTAATAGGTCCTTTAAATGAATCATACATCTTATTATTGTTGAAATTTACTGGTTCTACTGTTTGGTTATTATAAATAATAGCAATTTGTTCTTTTGAAGTTTTATAATCCTTATTTAAAGCTTGATCAATAGGCTGGAATTTAAAAGAATATTTCTCAACTTTTGCAAAATCATTCATTCATTTAACAATTCTTGCAACCTTAGGACCATCATCATAATTAACTTCAGTTAATCCCATAATATCAGCATTAGATTTAAATAAAGCTGTTGCTATGTTATACACTTTTGATGATAATGCAGTAGATTTTTCTCCACCATAATTTAAGATATTTCAATGAAGAATTCTTGTTCTGTTTGAATCTTTTACGAAATTAGATTCTTTTTCTAATTCTGCATAAGAAATATCTTTGTTTATTGGTGTTTTTGGATTAGTATTTGTTTCACCAGTTGATTCTTTTGGTGTTTTATTTTCGTTATTCTTTGAACCTGATTGATCTTTTGATCCTTGATTATTTGGATTTTTAGATACTTCTATAGCAGGATCTTTAGCTTTATCATCCTTTGATTTTTTACTACCTAAATCAATACAACTTATTGCTGTTGTAGTTGCTAGGGTAGTACTTATTATTAATGAACTTAAGATTATTTTTTTAATTGTTTTTAACTTTGATATTTTCACAGTTATTATTTTACATTAATTAAGTAATTAAAAATAACAGTTAATTAAATTAACTGTTATTTTATATTTATTTAATAATTGGTAATTGTTCTACCATCTTCATATATAGATCCGCCACAGTGTCACAAACACTAGATAAACCAACAGCAACAAATCCACCTTCAACAAAAGGAGTTTTAGCAATCATAACTCTTTGTTGATTATTTAGATCTAGTCCATCAATTACCATTTCACTAGTCATAATTGAAGAACCTAAATCGCAAATAATAATTAAATCATTATTATTTGCAGTTAATAAATTATTTACCTTAGTATTAATATCAACATAATCTGTTCCAATGGTTTCAACATCTAATCCACCAGAATAATCAATTATAAAGACATTAGTAGTTTTTACATCTTCTAATAATTTAGCTAATCCTTTAGCTAAATGATAACTATGACTTACTATCATTATATTAACCATTAAATACCTCATTTACTGATAAGCAAATTAAATAAATAGTATATGATCCAGGATCATAATGTCCTATACTTCTAGGTCCTAAATAACTTGCTCTACCACTTTTAGCAATAATATCTTTAGTTTCTTGAAGTTTGCTATTAGCTCAATTAGCACAATTAGCTACAAATTCTTGATAGTTATTAACTTCTTTAGCTTTTTCTTCTACAAAATAAAGTACATCATACATAGTTTTATTATTGTATGCTGTATTACCTCTTTTTCTTAGTGCTTCATTAGCACTAGCAAAGTAATTAATAAAATCACTATAATCTAAAGCTAAATTATTTGCTTTTAATTCTTTAGCAAATCCCATTAATCAAGTAGCTAATAATGGGCCACTAGATCCACCAACATTAGATAAAATTAACATTGCAATTTTATTTAATTTAGTAGCTAAATCTAAATTATTTAATGATTCTAATTGTTCAGATACTTTTACTAAAGCTCTAGCAACGTTGGTTCCATGATCTCCATCACCAATAGCTGCATCTAATTCATTTAAATAATCTTTATTCTCATTGATGTTTAAAGTTATTTTATTAATTAATTCATTAAATTTCATATCACTCCTAAAGTTTAGTATATGCTCCTGTATCACTTGATTTAGTTAATAAATCTTGTAATTCATCATCTAGTTTTAAAATTGTCAAACTAAATCCAGGCATATCTAAGCTAGTCATATAATTTCCTACTAAAAATTCTACTACTTCTAATTGATCTTCATTAGCTAGTAATTTAATTTTTCTAGCTAAAATATATAACTCCATTAACATAGTAGAACCTAAACCATTTACCATAATAGCAACTTTATTGCCTTTTTCTAGTTTATGATGAGCTTTTAGAATTTCATAAAGTTGTTGAGTGTGTTCATCAGCAGTTTTGATTTTTTCTCTATGAGTTCCTTTTTCTCCATGGATTCCTAAACCAACTTCTACTTCATCATCTGGAATTTCAAATGATTTTTTGCCTAAAGTAGGTAAAGTACAAGCATCTAAAGAAATTCCATAAGATGCTAAGTTGTTAATAGTTTTATTAGCAACTGCTTTAACTTCAGCTAAAGTTGCTCCTAATTCTGCTTTAGCTCCTGCAATTTTATGTACAAATACAGTTCCTGCAATTCCTCTTTTTCCTACAGTATATTCACTATTTTCTAAAGCTATATCATCATCAACTACAACATAATCAACTTCTAAATCATTCATAGCTCCCATATCAGCAGCCATTTGGAAGTTCATTACATCTCCAGTATAGTTTTTAATAATTAATAAAGTTCCTTTTTTAGAACTATAGTATTCAATTGGTGCATAAACAGCATCAGGGGTTGGTGAAGTAAATATTTCTCCTAATACTGCAGCATCAAGCATTCCTTGACCTACATAACCAGCATGAGCAGGTTCATGACCACTTCCTCCACCACTGATTAAAATAACTTTATCTTCTGGTTTTTGTTTTTTAACAATAACATTGTGATCTGGTAGTTTTAATAATTTATCTGAATGAACTAAAGCAATTCCTTGAGCTAATTCACTAACAATATTTTCTACCTTATTGAATAATTTTTTCATAATTTCTCCCTGAAGAAAAACACAGACTAAGCTGTGTTTCATGTTTTATTTTGCTAATGATAATGCTAATGGAATCAAACCAATTAAGATACCAGCAAGCATAGGTGCAGCTCCTGGCACAATTAATCCATATTTAAAATCTGGAGAGGTTTGTTCTCTTGAACTTAAGAAGAATTTTTGAGTTAATGCATATACCATTCTTGGTCCTAAATCTCTTGCTGGGTTAATTGCATAACCTGTAGATGATCCTAAAGACATACCAATAGAAACAACTAATAATGTAACTGGAATTGGACCTAAGTTAGATAGAGATGGGTTTTTACCTATTGCTAAAATAACCCCAATTAACACCGCTGTTCCTACAAATTCGTATGAAAAGTTTCTTCCTGTTGCGTTTGCATAAGCAGGACCTGTACAGCTTGATCCTTTTAAATCAGCATTAGTGCTGTCTTTAATGTGGTTTCAGTTAATAAAGTTTAAAACTACTTGTCCTAGCATTGCTCCAATAAATTGTCCTAAAACATATAACAAGAACAATCCAATTGCTTTACCTTTATTAGCTAATACTCCTATATTACCAACAAGATCATATACAGTAACTGCAGGATTTAAATATCCAGGAGCTTTAAATGCTTGAGCAACAATTACCCCTACTAATACCGCAAATCCTCAAGCAAAAGTGATTAGAACTCAATTAGGTGCAGTGAGTTTAGCAAACATATTTTTGAATTTAACACTAGCAACTACACCATTACCTAAAATAATTAATAACATTGTTCCTAATATTTCTCCAAGAAATATTAGTCCAATTTCGCTACCTGTTGCAGCAAATGCACCCATTATTCCTCCACATCCTTAATTCAATTTAAAGTTCTTTTAACAGCAACATCTCATCCATGAGTGAGTTTTGATACTTCTTTGTCATCCATTTTTGGTTCAAAGACTCTATCAACTTCAGTTGTTTTTTCAATTTCTTCTAAATCTTTTCAGTATCCTGTTGCTAATCCTGCCATAAATGCAGCTCCTAAAGCAGTAGTTTCTACATTTTTAGGTCTAACAACATTGGTTTTTGAAATAGAAGCTTGGAATTGCATTAAGTAGTTAGAATTACTTGCTCCTCCATCAACTTTTAATACTTCAATTTTGCTTTCAATATCTGATGACATAGCTTTAATTAAGTCATTTGATTGGAAAGCAATAGATTCTAAAGTAGCTTTAATAATGTGTTCTTTTTTGGTACCTCTTTCAAGACCAAACATTGCTCCTCTAGAATATGAATCTCAATAAGGTGCTCCTAATCCTGTAAATGATGGAACTAAATATACTTGGTGGGTTTTATCTTTTTCTGCTAGTGATGCATAAAAATCACTTTCAGCAGCATTATAGATTAATCTAAGTCCATCTCTAATTCATTGAATAGCAGCTCCTGCTACAAAGACTGATCCTTCTAAAGCATAAACTGGTTTTTGATTTCCAATTTTTCAAGCTACAGTTGTAAGTAATTTATTTTTTGAAAGAATAGGTTTTTCACCAATGTTCATCAAGGTGAAGCAACCTGTTCCATAAGTGTTTTTAACCATACCAACTTTGGTACATAATTGACCAAATAAAGCAGATTGTTGATCTCCAACAACTCCAGCAATTGGTACTTCACTGGTTGCTCTAAGTGATCAAAACATTGGATCAATATGACCATAAACTTCTGATGATGATTTAACTTCTGGAAGTATTTCACGTGGGATTTCAAATAATTCTAAAAGTTCATCATCTCAATCCATAGTATTGATGTTGAATAATAAAGTTCTTGATGCGTTTGATACATCAATTGCATGCACTTTACCTCTGGTTAATTTTCAAATTAATCAAGTATCAATAGTACCCGCAAGTAAGTTTCCTTTTTCTAATGTTTTTTGTGCTAAAGGCACATTTTTTAAAATCCATCTAATTTTTGTACCACTAAAGTATGGATTAATAATAAGACCGGTTTTTTCTCTAATGACATCTTTATATTCATCTAAAGTGTCGCAATATTCACTTGTTCTACGATCTTGTCATACGATCGCATTATAAACAGGAGTTCCTGTTTCTTTATTTCAAAGAACAACAGTTTCACGTTGGTTAGTAATCCCTACAGCTTGAATATCTTTTGATTTAATTTCAGCTTGAGTTTTTACTGATTGCATAGTTGAAAGTTGAGTATTTCAAATTTCAATTGGATCATGTTCTACTCATCCGCTTTGAGGGTAATATTGAGTAAATTCTTTTTGTGAAACAGCTACGATTTTTGCATTTTGGTCAAATACAATAGATCTACATGAAGTTGTACCTTCATCTAGAGTAATGACATATTTTTTATCCATTTATAACTCCGGTTTTAAAATAAGATTATTTTTTAATATACATCTATTGAATAATCTGGTTTGAAGTCTTTTCTAGGTTCAAGTTTAAGTTCTAATAACTTAACAATTTCTTCTGCAATAGCAGGTGCTGATGATAAAGCAGGTGATTGCATTCCTCCAGCAAGAATAAAATCTTTATTATTTTTTGATTTTCTAATAACAAAATCATTGGTTTCTA
Coding sequences:
- a CDS encoding restriction endonuclease subunit S, coding for MNYQQPAKYLVGKDPKYNNKYKTPVLTAGKSFVLGYTNQTEGIYNANINNPVIIFDDFTCDNKWVDFDFKIKSSAIKILKPFDENIINLKFVYYWMQVNINQTSNHKRHWIQDTSSKLITLTSLSIQNKIVDFLDNFEQTIIDLNIKLLKEVELINK
- the lysS gene encoding lysine--tRNA ligase, which produces MEKHTEQELIRRNKLDFYKDNNIEAFAKAKNLKDIEYSDQLAAKYEGYSKEELEEKAFSTAIAGRIMTMRGPFILIQDYHGKIQAYFNKKMDENLTKLVDTFDLGDIIYVQGLVMKTNTGAVTVKAKNIKLLSKALKPLPDKFHGLSDIEERYRRRYVDLIMNEESKNVFWARTKIISEIRRYFDELEYMEVETPFLHDYLSGASARPFKTHHNALDQEFVLRIATEIPLKKLLVGGIDRVYEIGRIFRNEGIDTTHNPEFTSIEFYEAYTDIEGMMNRTEELIKRIAVKLNKTKVINKGVEIDLTKPFNRIDMVDAVSEATGVDFRTISFEEATEVAKKHGIKIQKFFQLGHIINELFEELIEKTLIQPTFVYGHPIEISPLTAKTDDPRFTERAELFINTKEYANMYTELSDPIDQLERFEAQLEEKNNGNDEASDIDWDFVDALEYGMPPAGGCGIGIDRLTMLLTEKDSIRDVLLFPTMKRKQK
- a CDS encoding MnuA family membrane nuclease; protein product: MKISKLKTIKKIILSSLIISTTLATTTAISCIDLGSKKSKDDKAKDPAIEVSKNPNNQGSKDQSGSKNNENKTPKESTGETNTNPKTPINKDISYAELEKESNFVKDSNRTRILHWNILNYGGEKSTALSSKVYNIATALFKSNADIMGLTEVNYDDGPKVARIVKWMNDFAKVEKYSFKFQPIDQALNKDYKTSKEQIAIIYNNQTVEPVNFNNNKMYDSFKGPIKKVESNDDVVSVLDADDSFVRPLFGMQFRIKNNNKLITTFFGHFDSPGVKANSNETPVKGILDGTYEIKNQGSKEISEAIGLIQAFEFFKSISNSNNIIFGGDTNIKEESASIFDYVNLKSNTQSFYPSNIANNTKFLTSLTTANAFAKKKNHSGYSNSYDKWVFKEGDIDFRDYNEEPNFWFKIDIVKGFKNHLFNKEITAKKYKDLYKKSTSDFNLIRNISDHAPIIIDAISK
- a CDS encoding PTS-dependent dihydroxyacetone kinase phosphotransferase subunit DhaM, whose protein sequence is MIVSHSYHLAKGLAKLLEDVKTTNVFIIDYSGGLDVETIGTDYVDINTKVNNLLTANNNDLIIICDLGSSIMTSEMVIDGLDLNNQQRVMIAKTPFVEGGFVAVGLSSVCDTVADLYMKMVEQLPIIK
- the dhaL gene encoding dihydroxyacetone kinase subunit DhaL; the encoded protein is MKFNELINKITLNINENKDYLNELDAAIGDGDHGTNVARALVKVSEQLESLNNLDLATKLNKIAMLILSNVGGSSGPLLATWLMGFAKELKANNLALDYSDFINYFASANEALRKRGNTAYNNKTMYDVLYFVEEKAKEVNNYQEFVANCANWANSKLQETKDIIAKSGRASYLGPRSIGHYDPGSYTIYLICLSVNEVFNG
- the dhaK gene encoding dihydroxyacetone kinase subunit DhaK yields the protein MKKLFNKVENIVSELAQGIALVHSDKLLKLPDHNVIVKKQKPEDKVILISGGGSGHEPAHAGYVGQGMLDAAVLGEIFTSPTPDAVYAPIEYYSSKKGTLLIIKNYTGDVMNFQMAADMGAMNDLEVDYVVVDDDIALENSEYTVGKRGIAGTVFVHKIAGAKAELGATLAEVKAVANKTINNLASYGISLDACTLPTLGKKSFEIPDDEVEVGLGIHGEKGTHREKIKTADEHTQQLYEILKAHHKLEKGNKVAIMVNGLGSTMLMELYILARKIKLLANEDQLEVVEFLVGNYMTSLDMPGFSLTILKLDDELQDLLTKSSDTGAYTKL
- a CDS encoding MIP/aquaporin family protein — translated: MGAFAATGSEIGLIFLGEILGTMLLIILGNGVVASVKFKNMFAKLTAPNWVLITFAWGFAVLVGVIVAQAFKAPGYLNPAVTVYDLVGNIGVLANKGKAIGLFLLYVLGQFIGAMLGQVVLNFINWNHIKDSTNADLKGSSCTGPAYANATGRNFSYEFVGTAVLIGVILAIGKNPSLSNLGPIPVTLLVVSIGMSLGSSTGYAINPARDLGPRMVYALTQKFFLSSREQTSPDFKYGLIVPGAAPMLAGILIGLIPLALSLAK
- the glpK gene encoding glycerol kinase GlpK; its protein translation is MDKKYVITLDEGTTSCRSIVFDQNAKIVAVSQKEFTQYYPQSGWVEHDPIEIWNTQLSTMQSVKTQAEIKSKDIQAVGITNQRETVVLWNKETGTPVYNAIVWQDRRTSEYCDTLDEYKDVIREKTGLIINPYFSGTKIRWILKNVPLAQKTLEKGNLLAGTIDTWLIWKLTRGKVHAIDVSNASRTLLFNINTMDWDDELLELFEIPREILPEVKSSSEVYGHIDPMFWSLRATSEVPIAGVVGDQQSALFGQLCTKVGMVKNTYGTGCFTLMNIGEKPILSKNKLLTTVAWKIGNQKPVYALEGSVFVAGAAIQWIRDGLRLIYNAAESDFYASLAEKDKTHQVYLVPSFTGLGAPYWDSYSRGAMFGLERGTKKEHIIKATLESIAFQSNDLIKAMSSDIESKIEVLKVDGGASNSNYLMQFQASISKTNVVRPKNVETTALGAAFMAGLATGYWKDLEEIEKTTEVDRVFEPKMDDKEVSKLTHGWDVAVKRTLNWIKDVEE